A single window of Granulicella sibirica DNA harbors:
- the rodA gene encoding rod shape-determining protein RodA, which translates to MTRFSSFRDFDWILLGFVSLLSLVSVLEIRSATAQTKFHGFDHKQIGFLLIGVVLMFFMSLIDYHRLIDIARSAYMISVAALVAVLVIGTKHLGARRWIKFPGGVHFQPSEWVKLVLIVMLARYFWGMAGRELSWRDVWKAFALVCVPMLLVLKQPDLGTALTYLPVLIMGLFLGGIRFKQAGILIVGLLLVVGVAWNTGKLLKPYQKARLTSFMNPDDDPKGSGYQIRQSLIAVGSGGVWGKGANHGTQTQGDFLPIPYTDFIFAALCEEHGFIGALGVLLLYFLILMRLIQNAQTASDLPGTLIIMGIVAVIVFQIAVNIGMVLGLMPVTGIPLPLLSYGGSSILFTFLSLGIVMNIRMRRFVN; encoded by the coding sequence ATGACACGGTTCTCTTCCTTCCGGGACTTCGACTGGATTCTGCTTGGGTTCGTCTCGCTGCTTTCGCTCGTGAGCGTGCTGGAGATTCGGTCGGCTACCGCACAGACGAAGTTTCATGGGTTCGACCATAAGCAGATCGGGTTTCTGCTGATCGGCGTAGTGCTGATGTTTTTCATGTCGCTGATCGACTATCACCGCCTGATCGATATTGCGCGGTCGGCCTACATGATCAGCGTGGCTGCGCTGGTGGCGGTACTTGTGATCGGGACGAAGCACCTGGGGGCGCGGCGGTGGATCAAGTTCCCCGGGGGCGTTCACTTTCAGCCATCGGAGTGGGTGAAACTAGTGCTGATCGTGATGCTGGCCCGGTATTTCTGGGGAATGGCGGGCAGGGAATTGAGCTGGCGCGATGTCTGGAAGGCATTTGCCCTGGTCTGCGTGCCGATGCTGCTGGTGTTGAAACAGCCGGACCTGGGAACGGCGCTGACGTATCTGCCGGTGTTGATCATGGGATTGTTCCTGGGTGGGATCCGGTTCAAGCAGGCTGGGATCCTGATTGTCGGGCTTTTGCTTGTGGTGGGTGTCGCCTGGAATACAGGGAAGCTGCTCAAGCCATATCAGAAGGCTCGGCTCACTAGCTTTATGAATCCGGATGACGATCCGAAGGGGTCGGGATACCAGATTCGGCAGTCGCTGATCGCGGTTGGTTCTGGCGGAGTATGGGGCAAGGGCGCGAACCATGGGACGCAGACGCAGGGGGATTTTTTGCCGATTCCCTATACGGACTTCATCTTCGCGGCGCTGTGCGAGGAGCATGGCTTCATTGGGGCGCTCGGGGTGCTGCTGCTATACTTTTTGATATTGATGCGTTTGATTCAAAACGCTCAAACGGCCTCCGACCTGCCGGGCACGCTGATTATCATGGGCATCGTTGCCGTGATCGTGTTCCAGATCGCGGTGAATATCGGGATGGTTCTTGGCCTGATGCCGGTGACGGGGATTCCGCTTCCGCTGTTGAGCTATGGCGGGTCTTCGATCCTGTTTACCTTTCTCTCGCTTGGGATTGTGATGAACATCCGCATGCGGCGGTTTGTGAACTGA
- the mrdA gene encoding penicillin-binding protein 2, translated as MSLSSPTTRQLNNDEKLPAAKLAGVQYAIVLLLAVLVAGLWRLQVLGADNWKVLAEANRVRKVPVLAPRGKIFDREGRILVDNYPSVSCYLLVEQIKDPSVDLPLIASGLHLPIEQIQATLKRFQGAAKYQPIPLKQDISQDEQAFVEAHRNELPELETHDEQRRLYPKDGFAAHMIGYVGEVSEQMLQNDERYAFYSPGDVVGRSGVEQTYDALLRGKDGSRDIIVNSHGKEVGHLGQELAVPGQDLKLTIDLDVQRAAEKAMDGKNGAMVAMDPHTGEILAMVSRPSFDPNQFSVRLTKSYWNEILTNPDHPLMNKTIQAQLAPGSTFKIIMSVAGLQEQMAQDLNVGCSGGATFYGHFFACDLHHGHVDIHNAIPYSCDTFYYTLANRLGIDKIAQYASAFGLGQHTGVDLPDEASGTVPSTQWALKNYHRKWYAGETISVGIGQGAVTVTPLQMARALGGIASGGVMHRPHLVFPEEMPKDFASALEASFPGSGEKTVPIDPANWQTVTDGMAEVTSPGAFHTAAASHLDGIDFAGKTGTAQVIGHDALAKTNKGHDTVPNAWFVGMAPRRNPDIVVAVLWEHGNGGFNSAKLASQVVNAFVTKQRRLANNLRIAEVPKEAPKQSPENPADPSKAVAVTETKADAAAGPGAE; from the coding sequence ATGTCTCTTTCCTCCCCGACGACGCGGCAGTTGAACAACGACGAGAAGCTTCCGGCTGCCAAGCTGGCCGGGGTGCAGTACGCGATTGTGCTTCTGCTCGCGGTGCTGGTGGCGGGGCTGTGGCGGCTGCAGGTGCTCGGAGCGGATAACTGGAAGGTGTTGGCGGAGGCGAATCGCGTTCGTAAGGTTCCGGTGCTTGCGCCACGAGGAAAGATCTTCGATCGCGAGGGGCGGATACTCGTCGATAACTATCCTTCGGTCTCGTGCTATCTGCTGGTAGAGCAGATCAAGGATCCTTCGGTCGATCTGCCGCTGATCGCGAGCGGGCTGCATCTGCCGATCGAGCAGATCCAGGCGACGCTGAAGAGGTTCCAGGGTGCGGCGAAGTATCAGCCGATTCCGCTGAAGCAGGATATCTCGCAGGACGAGCAGGCTTTTGTCGAGGCGCACCGGAATGAGTTGCCGGAGCTTGAGACGCACGACGAACAGAGGCGGCTGTATCCAAAGGACGGGTTCGCGGCGCACATGATCGGCTATGTCGGCGAGGTCTCGGAGCAGATGCTCCAGAACGACGAGCGGTATGCGTTCTACTCGCCGGGTGATGTGGTGGGACGTTCGGGGGTCGAGCAGACCTACGACGCGCTGCTGCGAGGCAAGGACGGTTCGCGGGACATCATCGTCAACTCGCATGGCAAAGAGGTCGGGCACCTGGGACAGGAGTTGGCGGTTCCGGGGCAGGATCTAAAGCTGACGATCGATCTCGACGTCCAGCGGGCGGCTGAGAAGGCGATGGATGGGAAGAACGGCGCGATGGTTGCGATGGATCCCCATACCGGGGAGATTCTCGCGATGGTGTCGCGTCCGAGCTTCGATCCGAACCAGTTTTCGGTGCGGCTGACGAAGAGCTACTGGAACGAGATCCTGACGAACCCGGACCATCCGCTGATGAACAAGACGATCCAGGCGCAACTGGCTCCGGGGTCGACCTTCAAGATCATCATGTCGGTAGCGGGGCTGCAGGAGCAGATGGCGCAGGACCTCAATGTCGGGTGCAGCGGCGGAGCGACCTTCTACGGGCACTTCTTCGCGTGCGATTTACATCACGGCCATGTGGACATCCATAACGCCATTCCGTACTCGTGCGACACCTTCTATTACACGCTGGCGAACCGGTTGGGGATCGACAAGATCGCGCAGTATGCTTCGGCATTCGGTCTTGGGCAGCACACGGGCGTGGATCTTCCGGATGAGGCCTCAGGGACGGTGCCTTCGACGCAGTGGGCGCTGAAGAACTATCACCGCAAGTGGTACGCCGGGGAGACGATCTCGGTTGGGATCGGGCAAGGGGCGGTGACGGTAACTCCGCTGCAGATGGCTCGTGCGCTTGGCGGGATTGCCTCGGGCGGCGTGATGCATCGGCCGCACCTGGTGTTCCCGGAGGAGATGCCGAAAGATTTCGCATCGGCGCTTGAGGCGAGCTTTCCTGGGTCGGGCGAGAAGACGGTTCCAATTGATCCGGCGAACTGGCAGACGGTGACGGACGGAATGGCCGAGGTGACTTCGCCTGGAGCGTTTCATACGGCGGCGGCGTCGCATCTCGACGGAATCGACTTCGCGGGAAAGACCGGCACGGCACAGGTGATCGGGCACGACGCGCTGGCGAAGACGAACAAGGGTCATGACACTGTGCCGAATGCGTGGTTTGTGGGGATGGCTCCGCGGCGGAACCCGGATATCGTGGTGGCGGTGCTGTGGGAGCATGGGAACGGTGGATTCAACTCGGCCAAGCTGGCCTCGCAGGTGGTGAATGCGTTCGTGACGAAGCAGAGGCGGTTGGCGAATAATCTGCGGATCGCCGAAGTTCCCAAGGAAGCGCCGAAGCAGAGTCCGGAGAATCCGGCTGACCCCTCGAAGGCGGTCGCGGTGACGGAGACAAAAGCCGATGCGGCGGCTGGACCGGGTGCCGAGTAG
- a CDS encoding TonB-dependent receptor: protein MKVTPSACKHRRVLPLFCILLLLVIVLSPGSALAQTLYGTLTGTVTDGTGSVVPNAQVTALNTATGISRQAVSGPNGAYQIGDLQPGEYDVSISLAGFGTYQVKAYPISANGTVRLDAALKVGDVSQQVTVSTAPPALQTERADVNYDITPTQLAQLPTSSSAGRNFQSLYRLVPGIPPPVEQNSSAANPGRAQAINVNGVSNTVNSTKIDGAAVGYPWLPALIAYMPSQDAIESVNLVTNSFTAEQGTAGGAAVNVTIKSGSNHFHGTAYEYNSISQFNARNYFYTKLANPVLPKNIYNEFGGTVGGPILKDKLFFFVDFNRVTNRKVVTNSFEVPLSTYRSGNFSASGVTIFDPTTGNATGGGRTAFANNIIPASRISAAAAKVLALIPNELNTSTSGGLTTNYPGAAVLAYNRNSFDTKVNYNRGDRTTFFGRYSIQPSNIFDPPAFGPAIGPTYDGGQPGSALGRIQNVGLGATHTFTPNVLMDANAGYGRIRINGQSPDYGTNFGLNTLGIPGTNGSDPFQSGFPIFNFAQGITSVGNTLSSNPFEFRDQQYVGNVNLTWVKGSHNMRFGGEYMHSAINQAQTNGNSPRGLFTFNGGATGNNDGTNTPNYQRVIADFLLGLPNVLGKSTLLFNPNGPRFSTFAFYAQDQWHASPKLTLSYGIRYEYYPFANRDHTGVFRYDPIAGNVLIGGRGTTPTDTGVTVGWGMIVPRFGINYRIDDKTVIRSGFGMTVDPDNFRAFRDAYPAIITQQTNGTTYVPAGDLRTGISAPVLPDISSGTLVLPPGIQTTTAPQNFRRGYIETWNLFLERSFVKDLVANVGYVGTHHVRQFVGLDLNAAPYGSTSSSQRPLKNSLGQVLGQQVLQLTPFADEEYSALQAQLIDRQYRAFQFGYAYTYSHSLNNFDENSTLAALTFNSPGLLKRNYANSAFDRKHNNAFWTVTQLPVGPGRAYLNKGILGRIVGGFDMNTVLQYTSGAPFQLTDSTNATFGDQETPNQLGPANPHLRGNAGGLFYLDPINFAKSGGLVEGNVGRNSVRGPGFFDLDLGLTRNIPIFREYTVILKAEAFDLTNTPQFANPGSANIAQPSSFGQITTANASRSIRLSGRFTF, encoded by the coding sequence ATGAAAGTTACCCCGTCAGCATGCAAGCACCGCAGAGTGCTACCGCTCTTTTGCATCCTGTTGCTCCTCGTCATAGTGCTTTCACCGGGTAGCGCGCTCGCCCAGACTCTCTACGGCACCCTCACCGGCACCGTTACCGACGGGACCGGCTCCGTCGTCCCCAACGCCCAGGTCACCGCGCTCAACACCGCGACTGGCATCAGCCGTCAGGCCGTCAGCGGCCCGAACGGCGCCTACCAGATCGGTGACCTGCAGCCCGGCGAGTACGACGTCTCCATATCCCTCGCCGGATTCGGAACCTACCAGGTCAAGGCCTACCCCATCTCCGCCAACGGAACCGTCCGCCTGGACGCCGCCCTCAAGGTCGGCGACGTCTCCCAGCAGGTCACCGTCAGCACCGCGCCGCCCGCACTCCAGACCGAGCGCGCCGATGTCAACTACGACATCACTCCTACCCAGCTCGCGCAGCTCCCCACCAGCTCCTCAGCCGGACGCAACTTCCAGAGCCTCTACCGCCTCGTCCCCGGCATTCCCCCGCCCGTCGAGCAGAACTCCTCCGCCGCCAATCCCGGCCGCGCCCAGGCTATCAACGTCAACGGCGTCTCGAACACCGTCAACAGCACCAAGATCGACGGAGCCGCCGTCGGTTACCCCTGGCTCCCGGCCCTCATCGCCTACATGCCGTCACAGGACGCCATCGAAAGCGTCAACCTCGTCACCAACAGCTTCACCGCCGAGCAGGGAACGGCCGGCGGCGCCGCCGTCAACGTCACCATCAAGAGCGGATCCAACCACTTTCACGGCACCGCCTACGAGTACAACTCCATCTCGCAGTTCAACGCGCGCAACTACTTCTACACCAAGCTCGCGAACCCGGTCCTCCCCAAGAACATCTACAACGAGTTCGGCGGAACCGTCGGCGGCCCAATCCTCAAGGACAAGCTCTTCTTCTTCGTCGACTTCAACCGCGTCACCAACCGCAAGGTCGTCACCAACTCCTTTGAGGTCCCCCTCTCGACCTACCGCTCCGGCAACTTCTCCGCCAGCGGCGTCACCATCTTCGATCCCACCACCGGCAACGCCACCGGCGGCGGGCGCACCGCCTTCGCCAACAACATCATCCCCGCCTCCCGCATCAGCGCCGCTGCCGCGAAGGTGCTAGCCCTGATTCCCAACGAGCTCAACACCTCGACCAGCGGCGGTCTCACCACCAACTACCCCGGAGCCGCCGTCCTCGCCTACAACCGCAACTCCTTCGACACCAAGGTCAACTACAACCGCGGCGACCGCACCACCTTCTTCGGCCGCTACTCCATCCAGCCCTCAAACATCTTCGATCCCCCCGCTTTCGGTCCCGCCATCGGACCCACCTATGACGGCGGACAGCCCGGCAGCGCCCTCGGCCGCATTCAGAACGTAGGCCTCGGCGCCACCCACACCTTCACCCCCAACGTCCTTATGGATGCCAACGCCGGCTACGGACGCATTCGAATCAACGGCCAGTCGCCCGACTACGGCACCAACTTCGGCCTGAACACCCTCGGCATTCCCGGGACCAACGGATCCGATCCCTTCCAGTCCGGCTTCCCCATCTTCAACTTCGCCCAGGGCATCACCTCCGTCGGCAACACGCTCTCCTCGAACCCCTTTGAGTTCCGCGACCAGCAGTACGTCGGCAACGTGAACCTCACCTGGGTCAAGGGCAGCCACAACATGCGCTTCGGCGGCGAGTACATGCACTCTGCCATCAACCAGGCGCAGACCAACGGCAACAGCCCACGTGGCCTCTTCACCTTCAACGGCGGAGCCACCGGCAACAACGACGGAACCAACACCCCGAACTACCAGCGCGTCATCGCCGACTTCCTCCTCGGCCTTCCCAACGTTCTCGGCAAGAGCACCCTGCTCTTCAACCCCAACGGCCCCCGCTTCTCCACCTTCGCCTTCTACGCGCAGGACCAGTGGCACGCCTCGCCCAAACTCACCCTCTCCTACGGCATCCGGTACGAGTACTATCCCTTCGCCAACCGCGACCACACCGGCGTCTTCCGCTACGATCCCATCGCCGGCAACGTCCTCATCGGTGGCCGCGGCACCACACCCACTGACACCGGCGTCACCGTCGGCTGGGGCATGATCGTCCCCCGCTTCGGCATCAACTACCGCATCGACGACAAGACCGTCATCCGCTCCGGCTTCGGCATGACCGTCGACCCCGACAACTTCCGCGCCTTCCGCGACGCCTACCCCGCCATCATCACGCAGCAGACCAACGGCACCACGTACGTCCCTGCCGGAGACCTCCGCACTGGCATCTCCGCCCCCGTCCTGCCGGATATCTCCTCCGGAACGCTCGTCCTGCCTCCCGGCATCCAGACCACCACCGCCCCGCAGAACTTCCGTCGCGGCTACATCGAAACCTGGAACCTCTTCCTCGAGCGTTCCTTCGTCAAAGACCTCGTAGCCAATGTCGGCTACGTCGGAACTCACCACGTCCGGCAGTTCGTCGGCCTCGATCTCAACGCGGCCCCTTACGGCAGCACCTCCAGCTCGCAACGTCCGCTGAAGAACTCCCTCGGCCAGGTCCTCGGCCAGCAGGTCCTTCAGCTTACCCCCTTCGCCGATGAAGAATACTCCGCGCTTCAGGCTCAGCTCATCGACCGCCAGTACCGCGCCTTCCAGTTCGGCTACGCCTACACCTACTCGCACAGCCTCAACAACTTCGACGAGAACAGCACCCTCGCCGCCCTCACCTTCAACTCGCCCGGCCTGCTCAAGCGCAACTACGCCAACTCCGCCTTTGACCGCAAGCACAACAACGCCTTCTGGACCGTCACCCAGCTTCCCGTCGGTCCCGGTCGCGCCTACCTCAACAAAGGTATCCTTGGCCGCATCGTCGGCGGCTTCGACATGAACACCGTCCTCCAGTACACCAGCGGCGCGCCCTTCCAGCTCACCGACTCCACCAACGCCACCTTCGGCGACCAGGAGACACCCAACCAGCTCGGACCCGCCAACCCGCACCTCCGCGGCAACGCAGGCGGCCTCTTCTATCTCGATCCCATCAACTTCGCCAAGAGCGGTGGCCTCGTCGAAGGCAACGTCGGCCGCAACTCGGTCCGTGGTCCCGGCTTCTTCGACCTCGATCTCGGCCTCACGCGCAACATCCCCATCTTCCGCGAGTACACCGTCATCCTGAAGGCGGAAGCCTTCGACCTCACCAACACCCCGCAGTTCGCCAACCCCGGAAGCGCCAACATCGCGCAACCTAGTTCCTTCGGTCAGATCACCACGGCAAATGCCTCCCGCTCCATACGTCTCAGCGGCCGGTTTACCTTCTAA
- a CDS encoding GNAT family N-acetyltransferase, which produces MHPADILTRRLHLVAITPAALHSEQSNDDRLGLILQAAIPENWPPADWEPHVFTILLAQYEKHPQQIAWHRYLCLRNPDQTRTLIGAAGAFWRETSPAECEIGYSVLSPWEGKGFATEAAQALIANIRLDPKIENIIAHTFPHLTASIRIMEKCGLTPDGEGEEPGTIRYRLRLNS; this is translated from the coding sequence ATGCATCCAGCAGACATCCTCACCCGTCGTCTCCACCTCGTCGCCATCACACCCGCAGCCCTCCACTCCGAACAGTCCAACGACGACCGCCTGGGCTTGATCCTTCAGGCGGCCATCCCGGAAAACTGGCCCCCAGCCGACTGGGAGCCCCACGTCTTCACCATCCTCCTCGCTCAATACGAGAAGCACCCCCAGCAGATCGCGTGGCATCGCTACCTCTGCCTCCGGAATCCCGATCAGACCCGCACCCTCATCGGAGCGGCCGGAGCGTTCTGGCGCGAGACATCACCCGCCGAATGCGAGATCGGCTACTCGGTCCTCTCGCCGTGGGAAGGCAAGGGCTTCGCCACCGAGGCCGCCCAGGCTCTCATCGCAAACATCCGCCTCGATCCTAAAATCGAAAACATCATCGCCCACACCTTCCCCCACCTCACCGCATCCATCCGCATCATGGAAAAATGCGGCCTCACCCCGGATGGCGAGGGCGAAGAGCCCGGAACGATCCGCTACCGCCTCCGCCTCAATTCGTAA
- a CDS encoding DUF503 domain-containing protein, with product MPIAKLIIELEIPHAQSLKDRRQVVRSLKEKLGNKFNAGVAELDEALVWNRATLGIVAISNSTTYLKGQLEEIDRTVARLVIDLGAQVSDSYAEILDE from the coding sequence ATGCCCATCGCCAAACTCATCATCGAGCTCGAAATCCCCCACGCGCAGTCCCTCAAGGACCGCCGCCAGGTCGTCCGCTCTCTCAAGGAGAAACTCGGCAACAAGTTCAACGCCGGCGTCGCGGAGCTAGACGAAGCGCTCGTCTGGAACCGCGCCACCCTCGGCATAGTCGCCATCTCGAACTCCACCACTTACCTCAAGGGCCAGCTTGAAGAGATCGACCGCACCGTCGCCCGCCTCGTCATCGACCTCGGCGCGCAGGTCAGCGACTCCTACGCCGAGATTCTCGACGAATAA
- a CDS encoding alpha/beta fold hydrolase, producing MNTITVKDGTTIYYKDWGTGQPIVFSHGWPLNADAWDAQMLFLGQQGYRVIAHDRRSHGRSSQTWSGNEMDTYADDLAALFDTLDLKNAVMVGHSTGGGEVARYLGRHGSRRVAKAVLIGAVPPLMLKTGANPGGLPLSVFDGIRAGVVNDRSQFFLDLSMPFYGYNRPGAKISEGVKENFWFQGMQSGVKGCYDCIKAFSETDFTEDLKKIDIPTLVLHGEDDQIVPFPDSGAMTARLVKNAKLKVFPGYPHGMCQIHADDINAELLAFIKS from the coding sequence ATGAATACCATCACCGTCAAAGACGGCACCACCATCTACTACAAGGACTGGGGCACCGGCCAGCCCATTGTCTTCTCCCACGGCTGGCCCCTCAACGCCGACGCCTGGGACGCTCAGATGCTCTTCCTCGGGCAGCAAGGCTACCGCGTCATCGCCCACGACCGACGCAGCCACGGCCGTTCAAGCCAGACCTGGTCAGGCAACGAGATGGACACCTACGCCGACGATCTCGCAGCTCTCTTCGACACCCTCGACCTCAAGAACGCCGTTATGGTCGGCCACTCCACCGGCGGCGGCGAAGTAGCCCGCTACCTTGGCCGCCACGGCTCCAGGCGCGTCGCCAAGGCCGTCCTCATTGGAGCCGTTCCGCCTCTCATGCTCAAGACCGGCGCCAATCCCGGGGGTCTTCCCCTCTCCGTCTTCGATGGCATTCGCGCAGGAGTCGTGAACGACCGTTCGCAGTTCTTCCTCGATCTCAGCATGCCCTTCTACGGCTACAACCGTCCCGGAGCCAAAATCTCCGAAGGGGTGAAAGAGAACTTCTGGTTCCAGGGCATGCAAAGCGGGGTCAAAGGCTGCTACGACTGTATCAAGGCCTTTTCCGAGACCGACTTCACCGAAGACCTCAAGAAGATCGACATCCCCACCCTCGTCCTCCATGGCGAAGACGACCAGATCGTCCCCTTCCCGGACTCCGGCGCGATGACCGCCAGACTCGTCAAGAACGCCAAGTTGAAGGTCTTTCCCGGCTACCCCCACGGCATGTGCCAGATCCACGCCGACGACATCAACGCCGAACTCCTGGCCTTCATCAAGTCCTAG
- a CDS encoding M23 family metallopeptidase, translating into MTRKLGSSKRRFYIVFVSRDEDGNLHKVPVPLRYAYVFVAAAAIGMFTITGMAGSYTRMLIKTARFNQLRQDHDTLRKDYAHLEKKAHESDVQAASLGSLATEVSALYGLTTSKLAVPMGRLRLGGGKAAKLEKDAKNAAAANGTVLDASANDPGANMTDESYFKSLDTFYALRSSAMSVSTDRAISNSLSTGSSFGSIRGFNVGGSALGDVENEIPSLWPVIGPISSSFGQREDPILGNGEGEFHKGVDIRAELGTPVRATADGVVKSAGMVNGYGREVVIDHGHGIETCYGHMSGFAVMGGQTVVKGQVVGYVGHSGRTTGNHVHYEVRVRNTPVNPHKYLRTTLADVGTEGVKAGG; encoded by the coding sequence TTGACTCGGAAACTTGGAAGCTCGAAGCGGCGTTTCTACATCGTTTTCGTCAGCCGCGATGAGGACGGGAACCTGCACAAGGTGCCTGTGCCGCTTCGCTACGCCTACGTGTTCGTGGCGGCGGCGGCGATCGGCATGTTTACGATCACGGGGATGGCCGGATCGTACACGCGGATGCTGATCAAGACGGCTCGCTTCAACCAGCTCCGGCAGGATCACGACACGCTGCGCAAGGACTATGCGCATCTCGAGAAAAAAGCGCATGAGAGCGATGTGCAGGCGGCTTCGCTCGGGTCGCTGGCGACCGAGGTTTCGGCTCTTTACGGACTGACGACGAGCAAACTGGCAGTCCCAATGGGACGCCTGCGGCTTGGCGGTGGAAAAGCGGCCAAGCTCGAGAAGGATGCGAAGAACGCGGCGGCGGCGAACGGGACGGTGCTGGATGCTTCGGCGAACGATCCGGGCGCAAATATGACCGACGAAAGCTACTTCAAATCGCTGGATACGTTTTATGCGCTGCGGTCGTCGGCGATGAGTGTCTCGACGGATCGGGCGATCTCCAACTCGCTTTCGACGGGGTCGAGTTTTGGGAGTATTCGCGGGTTCAACGTGGGCGGGTCGGCGCTTGGGGATGTGGAGAATGAAATTCCTTCGCTGTGGCCCGTGATCGGACCGATCTCGAGCAGCTTCGGGCAGAGGGAAGATCCGATCCTAGGGAACGGCGAAGGTGAGTTCCACAAGGGCGTCGACATCCGGGCAGAGCTCGGAACGCCGGTACGGGCTACGGCAGACGGGGTTGTGAAGTCGGCCGGGATGGTGAACGGCTACGGGCGCGAGGTGGTGATCGATCACGGGCACGGGATCGAGACCTGCTACGGGCACATGTCTGGTTTTGCCGTGATGGGTGGGCAGACGGTCGTGAAGGGGCAGGTGGTGGGGTACGTCGGTCATAGCGGCCGGACTACCGGGAACCATGTTCACTATGAGGTCCGGGTGAGGAATACGCCGGTGAATCCGCATAAGTATCTGCGGACGACTCTGGCGGATGTGGGTACGGAAGGCGTCAAGGCTGGCGGCTAG
- the thiL gene encoding thiamine-phosphate kinase translates to MIVPANPAPLSRYPPISMKNGELALIDQIRATFAHRPTPTIPLGIGDDCAILRPPPGHELLVTTDFTLEGRHFRRDLHPAASVGHRCLARGLSDLAAMGATPLAAFLSLALPAGLPTTAKGRRWIASFLEGLHTLAQSAKVTLAGGDTSQSPSDHILADIILIGTAPTGTALRRSTARPGDHIHVTGQLGGSAAELQTLLTGKRIHPTQTSPHFYPTPRLKQGLHLRSQKLATACIDLSDGLSTDLTHLCESSRVRAEIEAAALPIHPKATFNLAVNGGEDYELLFTAAPATRIPKQIAGVPITRVGTIHRASRARPQITVLNPDGTTHPLKAGGWEHFKA, encoded by the coding sequence GTGATCGTCCCCGCAAATCCCGCTCCCCTCTCGCGATATCCTCCGATCAGCATGAAAAACGGCGAACTAGCCCTCATCGACCAGATCCGCGCCACCTTCGCCCACCGTCCAACCCCCACCATCCCCCTCGGCATCGGCGACGACTGCGCCATCCTCCGCCCGCCCCCCGGCCACGAACTCCTCGTCACCACCGACTTCACCCTCGAAGGCCGCCACTTCCGCCGCGACCTCCACCCCGCCGCCTCGGTCGGCCACCGCTGCCTCGCCCGCGGCCTCTCCGACCTCGCCGCCATGGGAGCCACCCCCCTTGCCGCCTTTCTCTCCCTCGCCCTCCCCGCGGGCCTCCCAACCACCGCAAAAGGCCGCCGCTGGATCGCGTCATTCCTGGAAGGCCTCCACACCCTGGCCCAATCTGCGAAAGTAACCCTCGCCGGAGGAGACACCTCCCAATCCCCCTCGGATCACATCCTCGCCGACATCATCCTCATAGGCACCGCCCCCACCGGAACCGCCCTCCGCCGCTCCACCGCCCGCCCCGGCGACCACATCCACGTCACCGGCCAACTAGGAGGCTCCGCCGCCGAACTCCAAACCCTCCTCACCGGCAAACGCATCCACCCCACCCAAACCAGCCCTCACTTCTACCCCACCCCACGCCTGAAACAAGGCCTCCACCTCCGCAGCCAAAAACTAGCCACCGCCTGCATTGACCTAAGCGACGGCCTCTCCACCGACCTGACCCACCTCTGCGAATCCTCCAGGGTCCGCGCCGAGATCGAAGCCGCCGCCCTCCCTATCCACCCCAAAGCCACCTTCAACCTGGCCGTAAACGGAGGCGAAGACTACGAACTCCTCTTCACCGCCGCACCCGCCACTCGGATCCCCAAGCAAATCGCCGGAGTCCCCATCACCCGCGTCGGCACCATCCACCGAGCCTCCCGCGCCAGGCCCCAAATCACCGTCCTCAACCCCGACGGCACCACCCACCCCCTCAAGGCAGGCGGCTGGGAGCACTTCAAGGCTTAG
- a CDS encoding DinB family protein, which yields MRAKSLFLFALIFLSVTTTSLYSQGTAEAMPTPMSDPNEGIWKGYDGELRYVTRLLVSLAEAIPAEKYAWRPAPGVRSVSEVYMHIVIANYYLLTPMGSKMPAELMAPGAEAKIASKVEVIDWLKRSLEAVKTGRMGLKPGELARKVNIEGESADVDGMYLRIICHNNEHLGQLIAYARSNGVVPPWSAAGSAKP from the coding sequence ATGCGCGCAAAGAGCCTGTTCCTATTCGCCCTGATCTTCCTGAGCGTCACTACCACTAGCCTTTATTCCCAGGGTACTGCCGAGGCGATGCCGACCCCGATGAGCGATCCGAACGAGGGGATCTGGAAGGGATATGACGGAGAGTTGCGGTATGTCACGCGGTTGCTGGTGTCGCTGGCCGAGGCGATTCCGGCGGAGAAGTATGCGTGGAGGCCGGCACCGGGGGTGAGATCGGTCAGCGAGGTGTACATGCATATCGTGATCGCCAACTACTATCTTTTGACGCCGATGGGGTCGAAGATGCCGGCGGAACTGATGGCTCCGGGGGCGGAAGCGAAGATCGCTTCGAAGGTGGAGGTGATCGACTGGCTGAAACGATCGCTGGAGGCGGTGAAGACGGGCCGGATGGGGCTCAAGCCGGGAGAGCTGGCGCGAAAAGTCAATATTGAAGGGGAAAGCGCGGATGTGGATGGGATGTATCTGCGGATCATCTGCCACAACAATGAGCATCTTGGCCAGTTGATCGCCTATGCGCGGTCGAATGGGGTGGTGCCGCCCTGGTCGGCTGCGGGATCGGCTAAGCCTTGA